The Microcystis aeruginosa NIES-843 sequence AAGTCCTCACTATCCACGAAGCTGTTACTGTATCTGCCTCAACTACATTGGTGATGAAATAGTCCACCTCTGTGGCTTTTTCCATTGAACTTGCATTCATGACGATCGCCAAGTTCCTTTCTCCTTCTAGTTGAGATATTTTCGCTCTGAATACCGCTACCCAAACCGTTTTTTCTTTATCTAGATTTAGGGTGATTTTCTCCCAATCCTTTTCTGATAGGCTTTTTGCTAGTTGCTCAAGCTGGATTGTTTCTTCCACACCCCCTTCTTTTTCAATAATTACTTTTCGATTTTTTGCCAATCCTCCTAAGTATTTTAGCTTTCTTTCTTCCAGGGCTTTGAGAAAATTTGTGTTGTTGCCATAACCAGCATCTATTAAGACGATTTTCGGTCGATAGCCTCTGGTTAAGCTCCGGTCAATTAAATCTATCGCTATCTCTGGTTTCTTCTTAAATTCTTTGTCTTCTTTCCCCTCGGCTAAGGAACTAGCCGGTTGATAAATTTCCCTGTCTAGGGGTACACTTTTTTTGCCGTCGTAGAGATGAGTAGTGACGGCGACTATTCCGTTGTCTGTCTTGCCAATTTCTCCTAGGTACTGCCTGCCAACTCCGGCGGTCAGATTGCCACTTTTTCGATGTCCTGAGTCATCGACAATCAGGGAAAATCCTCGGGGGATTTGCGTCTGGCGGCATTGGTTCATCACTTGCAACCGACATTCATTCACCTGACGGTCTGACCAGGGAGATTCGGTCAAAAAGTGATGTAATCGGTTATAAACTACTCCGACGGCATTATTGGCCATTTGAGTGAGGTTTTTCCGCTCACTTTCCCCTAATAATCCTCCTAAATATTGTCTGAAGCCGTTTTTTTGCGCTTCGTTTTTGAAGCAATTGTCAAACCGCCGACACCATCGGTCAAAGCATGGGGGCATCGCGGCTGGGGTTGTCTCTTTCATCGCTGATCTTTCAACGTAAAGTGCTTACTCTTTAACGATTATACTCGATTTGATCTTTATTTGGCGTTTAAGTCCCAATAGTCCACCTCTGTGGCTTTTTCCATTGAACTTGCATTCATGACGATCGCCAAGTTCCTTTCTCCTTCTAGTTGAGATATTTTCGCTCTGAATACCGCTACCCAAACCGTTTTCTCTTTATCTAGATTTAGGGTGATTTTCTCCCAATCCTTTTCTGATAGGCTTTTTGCTAGTTGCTCAAGCTGGATTGTTTCTTCCACACCCCCTTCTTTTTCAATAATTACTTTTCGATTTTTTGCCAATCCTCCTAAGTATTTTAGCTTTCTTTCTTCCAGGGCTTTGAGAAAATTTGTGTTGTTGCCATAACCAGCATCTATTAAGACGATTTTCGGTCGATAGCCTCTGGTTAAGCTCCGGTCAATTAAATCTATCGCTATCTCTGGTTTCTTCTTAAATTCTTTGTCTTCTTTCCCCTCGGCTAAGGAACTAGCCGGTTGATAAATTTCCCTGTCTAGGGGGACACTTTTTTTGCCGTCGTAGAGATGAGTAGTGACGGCGACTATTCCGTTGTCTGTCTTGCCAATTTCTCCCAGGTACTGCCTGCCAACTCCGGCGGTCAGATTGCCACTTTTTCGATGTCCTGAGTCATCGACAATCAGGGAAAATCCTCGGGGGATTTGCGTCTGGCGGCATTGGTTCATCACTTGCAACCGACATTCATTCACCTGACGGTCTGACCAGGGAGATTCGGTCAAAAAGTGATGTAATCGGTTATAAACTACTCCGACGGCATTATTGGCAATTTGAGTGAGGTTTTTCCTCTCACTTTCCCCTAATAATCCTCCTAAATAGGGCTGGCTGAATAAATCTAAAAACCTTGTTGGATAAGACTTTTGGACTTTTTTCCCCTCAAAAAGTACCAGATATGGGAGTGATCAGGGGTAAATTCAGGGACTTTTTCCCTGAAAATTAGGTAATTGACCCCCTCAAAATCGGTAAAACCCCACACCCGTTACAGTAGAGCAGGAAGTCGCCTTCCCACCCCCTGCTTCAAAACCGGACTTACGACTTTCGCCGTATCCGGCTCCTGAGTAACTAGGCTACTGTCATTAGTAGAATAATAATGGGAATTATTATTTCCTTGTCTATTCAACCCTCTTGGCTGTATCCCCACCAGACAAGATTGTTGGTTTTAGGGCGTATATGACCGTTGATTGTTGCTTAGACTTCCTAGTTACCCGTCCTTTGTCAGCATATCTTTGATATTACTCAAAGCCTTGGCTTTTAAGGACATCCTCTCCCTCTATTGACTTGCGGATGGTTTCCTACTGCCCCGAACGGGCAGAGTCAATCAGGGTTACTTCGTTCCCTATAACCATTGGTTGAACCATTAGGATGATACTGTCCACAACAGAGCAACGGGAATGCCTTACTGATAGTGGTGTAAGCTATCAGCCCCAACTCTGTTAACTTTTGTTTCGAGCCTGTCAGCCTTTTGGCTCGTGGGTGTTGACGATGGTTAATTCGTATCTTCGCCCCAGGGCTATCCATAAGTTCTGGCTCAACGGGTTTCTGATTTAGGCTATCAGATACCGCTTTTTTTTCCTCGCTCACTACCTCAGATGTACCAAGTCTAAAGCAGCAGGAAATGCCGTCACTCTAGGCATCTAGAGGACAGGACTAAGGTTATTACTAACCCGCACCTGTAGGGTTATAAAGTTATCAAGGTACTACATTTACCAAGCGGCTAATCCTCTAAACGTCTTACTGTCTAGTTTCTAGCCAACGAATCGCACCACACCCCACACCCTACACCCTGCCCCTAGGAAAAACTTTTTCAGCAGACCCTAAATATTGTCTGAAGCCGTTTTTTTGCGCTTCGTTTTTGAAGCAATTGTCAAACCGCCGACACCATCGGTCAAAGCAGGGAGGCATCGCAGCTGGGGTTGTCTCTTTCATCGCTGATCTTTCAACGTAAAGTGCTTATTCTATAACAATTATACTCTATTATACTCTTGTTGATCGTTTAAGTCCCACTATGAAGCATCAGGATATGATGATAAAATATCGATTCGTTTTCGAGAACCAGGTATTTACCAGATCACCATCGACAAATTTGTTGTCCCTCAAGAAGCTGTTGTTGAAGAAATTGAGTTTAAGTTAAATAAATTACACAAGGGTGAATTAGGCGAAGATATTTATCTAAAAACTCTTTTTATTGCTGACCGTCCTGAAGTTACTATCAAAAATTTTAGGATCAAAGTTCCTGACAGTCAAAACAAAGTGATCGACAGTAGAGAACTGACGAAACAAGGTTTAATTAACTATTTTACTCCGATTTTGAATTTTGAGCCAGAGTAAGAATATCAAGTTCCTTTTGATGTTAATAAAAATACTTGGAAAGCCGAAACTAAAGCCAATATTAAGGGAGCATCTCACTTACGCGATAAGTAATTATACTTAGCCTAAAAGCCACTCTTAATCGTGTCTTGGAACGAAATAGAGGCTTTTAAAGACTGCGTACATGGAGAATTAAAACAAGAATTACCCTCGAAAAGCCTATTTTTCCACTAAGTATTTATGCTCATTGCAAAGGTGAGATGCTCCCAATATTAAGGATAGAGGAAATGCAGATGATTACTTAGATCTTAGTCAATTTAAAACAGATATCAAAGGCGCTTACAGTCGAAGTAAAAAAACTCCTGCTAAAATTTATGCCTCAATTGTTGAAAATGATAATTTAGAAATAGATAACAAAAAAACAGGGATTAAAGAATTAGCAATTAACTATTACTTTCACTATCCCCATAGCAATTGGTACGACCACGAAGGATTTAATAATCATGAAGGAGATTGGGAAGGAATCACGGTCTTTTTACGGAAGGATCGGGATGGCTACTACTATCCTTGTCGAGTTGCTTTTGGCGAACACATTTTCTTGGTGAGTGAGTTTGCTTCCGATGGGGGAGAAATAATTGAATGGACAAGATTAGTTAACAATAATAATATTCGGCTCTTCGTTACTTGGTATGGTTCGATAGGGGGGCATAAATCGACTAAATCCTTATCTGGCAAGAGTTCTATTGATTAGTTTGTTCTAGCTCGAAAACAATTGACAAAAATCGCATCAATGTCCTTCTCTATAAGGGTTTCATCCCTTATAACTCCGTCCATTGCATAGCACAAACCGAAGAACCGTTAATTGTAGCAATACAGCGATAGTTGGTTTTGGTAATGATCAATCAGATTGGGGTGAAGATTACTACATTCAATCTGATGGAACGACAAAATTAAATAAGTGTGTTAAACCAGAAAATGCTCCTAGTCCTCTTCCTTGGGGGGTTTCAGTCTGCCTATGAAAATCGGCTCTCCCGACATTATGGGGTAAAATGTTAGTGTATGTTACATTCTGGGTGCAGGTTCCTTGCGCCCCTACAATAGGGCAAATTCGTTTTCTGTCGCGCCGTATGGTATACGCCCTACCTTAGATAACCTTTTCTTATCACCACAAGTACGGGAGAGCCAGAAATTCTGCTATAATTTTCAGCCAACCCATATAAATGTAACCCATGTTATTCGATTGGGACGAGGAGAAAGCCAAAAGGAACTTGGCCAAACATGGTGTTTCTTTCGATGAAGCTAAATCCGTGTTCTATGATCCCTTATTTTTAACCTTTGCCGATCCAGAACACTCTCTTGGGGAGCGACGTTTTATTATAATGGGGGAATCAGCCAAAGGACGATTGCTAGTTGTTTCTTATACTGACCGCACGGAAACCACACGCTTAATTAGTGCCCGTTTAGCTACCACCCAAGAACGTAAAGCTTATGAATCAGACCTGTGATCTAGATGATGATTTACGCCCCGAATATGACTTTACTAAACTTCCAGTCATAGCAAGAGGTCAAGGGCGAAAAAGAACTACTTTAACCGTCGAAATAGACCCCGACGTTGCTACTATTTTTCCTGATTCAGCAGCCGTTAATGAAGGATTACGTTTGTTATTACGCCTAATTCAAAATAGTTAACCTCAAGTAATTGAACAGTCTTTAACTATCTCAAAAACATCATAATCGCGGTATTCAAATAAGTGAGGCTGACTCACCAGACTTGATAAATTGAGAGAGGTTACATTCTGGGCGCAGGTTCCTTGCGCCCCTACAGTTCCTAGCCATGTAGGTTTGATTAAGGCACAAAACCCAACACAACCAACGGTTACTTTTTTAACGTCAACTCAACTACTAACAAAAATATTTCATTTTAATTAAGTTTCCTCAGAGGACAAAACCATGAAACGACTTAACTCCCAAAATCTCTTAATTGCTTCCTTATTAGGATTGTCAACGCTTTTTGCTGGTTCCTATCCTTCGGTTAAAGCACAATCAGAACCAAAGCTAGGCTGTCAAGCTACTGTCAATAAAGTCCTTGAAGAAATTCGCTCAAAGGGAGTTAGAAGGGTTAAGTTTAGTATTTATAAAGGAGTAGCCAATGAAGGTAGAACGGGAAATCCAACGAATAGAACTGATGTATTGAATATTGCATTAAGTTCAGTGGATTGGAGTGTGACCACTAGATCTGAACCAAAAATAGAGAGCATAATTATTAATATTATGGAATCTAAAATTTTAATGAAAAGTTGGACGGATAAAATTGTTGCTAATTGTGGTAATACCGCTATAGTTTCTTTTGGTGTATATCCATCAGATTGGGGTGAAGATTACTACATTCAATCTGATGGAACGACAAAATTAAATAAGTGTGTTCCTGCTGGGACACCCGGACTATTACCTTGAAGGGTTTCAATCTGCCTATGAAAATATAGCGGTATGCAGTGAGTTTTAGCATATAATAAGTCTAGGCGTGTAGCTTTAGCTAAGGTACGAAACCCAACAATTACTGCCTATTGAAATTAACGTCTAGTTTCGCATGACCAAGATCCTCATCATACTTGATATAATGAGATTACAGACTGTTTTTATTCAACTAAGAGACATGAAATCCATGATAACAATACCTATCACCCTAGAACAACTCATTTCTGTCATTCAACAATTACAGCCCAGTGAGCGTACAAAAATAGCCAATCTTTCTTAGAATATTTAACAGAATAAATCTGATCGCCTATTTGATAATGATCATGCGATCGCTGATAGGTTATACTAAATCCGGTTATTAAAAACTGATTATTTATTCCCCTTGCCTTTTGCCTCTTGCCTTTTGCCTCTCCTCATAACTAGCCTGTACTCAACGGATTTAGTATTAGATATATTAACAGAGTATTGACAACAAAACAAAACTTGATTATGGACATTACTATTCACTTTGGTAAACGATATAAGCATGGAGCAAAATTGGCAATCGGGGAATCCATTACCAATGGCAAAACAAGCTGAGATCGATCCTCGTAAATTCACTGAATACTCTATGAATCCATTCAATACTAACAATCAAGGAAAATGGCAAGCATTTATGATTCTTGGATATAATATAGAAAGTTGTGCGAAACGTTTAGGCATGAAATAGGGCTGAAATGCCCGAAATAACCGCCTAGTAAGGTCTTCAGTCCCCCGACTGAATCTAAGAGGTCAACCCAGACCAACCTTATAACTGTTTATATGTCCCAACGTTTAGTATCACCCGATACCAAATCAGGCAAGGGGACTCAAGGTCAATACACTTTGTAACAATCAATCACAAATCGTTACAAAGCTGAGAGTAACGGCGATAGCCACCCCCAGATTCAGAAGTCACAACTCTGGGACTGAAGCGGGGAACGGAAGGCTCCTAGATGTAACCTAACATCCAAACCGAGACCACTGCCAACCATCCAAGATTAGGCGTGAGCCAAATGTCCGACTTGAACCATCGTAAACATTGAGTAGTGAAATAGGTTGACACACTACATTCAAAAGAATAAGGGGAATAGTGAGGGTCTTACCTTTCCCACTCACACAGACCTTTAAAGTACCCCGGTGGAGAGGACAAATCTAAAGATGGAATGCCCATATAAACGGAACGTTATAAACCCTTTTAGGCTCTGAGTATCGGTCGAAATACCCAGTAGCGATAAGTGTAAGCGCAAGCCTTCAAGGGTGTGAGATGTAACCAAAAGCCAACGCCTGACAGTAATAATCAGGATATGCTGACGGGTTACGGTTTGATTGTAAGGATAGAGTCTAGTAGGAGTCTATATGACGAAATCGAGAGAAGGTAAAGGATTCGGGAAACCGAAAACCACTAAGACTACGAATGTATGGAAAACTATCAATTGGGCAAAAGTCCAAAGATATGTTTTCAAGCTCCAAAAGAGGATATACCAAGCGGCTAAATCGGGACAGGATGCAAAGGTTAGAAGGTTGCAACGTCTATTGGTGAAATCATACTATGCTCGTTTATTAGCAGTTCGCAAAGTAACCCAAGATAATCAAGGAAAGAAAACAGCAGGAGTCGATGGAATGATAGCAATATCCCCAGAACAAAGGCTAAATCTAACCGAAGAAATCAAAGGAACACTTAAAGCAAAACCGCTAAGAAGGGTATGGATTCCTAAACCCGGCAGGGATGAAAAACGCCCATTAGGAATACCAACCATCAAAGACAGAGCTAGACAAGCGTTGATTAAATCGGCACTTGAACCAGAATGGGAGTCAAAAATGGAAGGAACCAGCTATGGTTTCCGACCCGGAAGGTCTGACCATGACGCTATATCAAGGATATACATCACCATTAATCAAAGTAGCTACTTTGTATTAGATGCTGATATTGCCAAGTGTTTTGACCGAATTAATCACGACTTTTTACTGTCCAAAATTCATTGTCCAAGTTCCCTGAAAAGAGACATAAAACAATGGCTCAAAGCAGGAGTTTTGGATAACGGTGTATTTGAAGAAACAGAAACAGGGACACCACAAGGAGGGGTAATAAGTCCACTACTAGCCAACATCGCACTGGATGGAATGGCAAGATTAATTGAAACACTATTTCCCAAAAAGGGAAATGGTAAAAATCAAGCTGTTTTAATAAGGTACGCCGATGATTTTGTGGTGATTTCACCATCACTCGAAATCATTGAACAGTGCAAAACTGCCATTTCTGAATGGTTAAAGCCTATTGGATTAGAACTTAAACCAGAAAAAACCAGAGTGTGTCACACACTCAAACCTATTGAATACAATGGGAAAATGGAAGAACCCGGTTTTGACTTTCTAGGATTCAATATCAGGCAATATCCAGTAGGAAAATACAAATCTGGGAAAGATGGGGCAAAACGATTAATTGGTCACAAAACCCACATCAAACCCAGCCAAAAAGCAGTTAAAACCCACACAGAAGCGATTAAAGGTGTAATCAAAAAACACAAAACAGCACCTCAATCAGCCCTGATTAGTCGACTAAACCCAATCATTAGAGGTTGGGCTAACTACTACTCAGGAGTAGTATCTATGGATACCTTCAATAAACTAGACAATACAACCTGGTTAATGTTAAGGGCATGGACAGTATCAAGATGCGGTAAAGCGAACTACGAAAAGCTGAGAAATTATTTTAGACCGGATACAGTTAAACTCAGCAATGGGAAAGAAAGACACGAATCTTGGTTATTCAAAACCAAAAACGGTCTCTATCTATGGAAACATAATTGGACACCAATCGTCAGACATACCCTAGTACGCCCCGACGCATCACCATTTGACGGAAATTGGACTTACTGGGCGACCAGACGAGGACAAGCAATCGACACACCGACAAGAGTAGCCAAACTACTCAAAAAGCAACAAGGCAAGTGTAGCCGATGTGGGCAGTATTTCACCCCATCGGATTTAATTGAAGTTGACCACATTCACCCTCTAAGCTTAGGCGGAAAGGATGAATACAAGAACCTTCAATTACTACACCGCCACTGTCACGATGATAAATCGGCATCTGATGGAAGCCCAAAATCATCTACGCTAACACCATTAGAAGTTAGTATAGATAATACAAGGACAACCAAAAGAAGTCAAGCTGTATCCTTAACAAGGGAACAGTCAAACTAGGAGCCGTGTGAGGTGAAAGTCTCATGCACGGTTCTGAATGGGAGGGGAGGTCGGTGACGACCTTCTCGACCCCTAATCTTTAACTGAGGGTTAACTTCGTTTGATGATCCCTTTTTTTGGGAAACTTTTATTTTCATTTATTTTCATTATTTTAAACTTATAATCGTTTAAGAACTATACCATATTTTTATTAGCATTGACGATGACAATTATCACAATTCCACACTTAAACCCTTTGGTGCGATCACTTTTGCTAAAAGGACGAGTTATACTAAATCCAAAAATGGCTTTTAGTTGTCAGCTAAATTTTTGCGCCAATTTCGTCAAATTGCTTCAAGAGATTTGATTGCGAACGCCACTGAAAGCAGCGTATGCGATCGCTACTTAAACCCTTTGGTGCGATCACTTTTGCTAAAAGGACGAGTTATACTAAATCCAAAAATGGCTTTTAGTTGTCAGCTAAATTTTTGCGCCAATTTCGTCAAATTGCTTCAAGAGATTTGATTGCGAACGCCACTGAAACCAGCGTATGCGATCGCTATAGCATCTACAGCGTCATTAATAGGCATTTTTGTCAATCCGAATAAATACTTAATTTGTTCGGCCACCTCAGCTTTAGTGGCCTTACCATGGCCGAGATGACATTTCCAACTAGCTTGATGGAGGAAAATCGGTTCAATTCCCCCATCGCGGCAGCTAACTAGATTGATAATTCCCAATGCTTGCAGGACTCCACCAGCTGCCTTGATTTGCCGGTTAAAAAAGGGCATTTCCACGGCAATTTCCCCCGGTTTATATTCTGCGATTAACTCCTTTAAATCCCGTTCAATTTCGATCAAACGCTGGGCAGTAGAAAGATTTTTAGAAGTTTCGATCGTGCCGTAATCGACTAAAATCGGCATTAACTCACTATTATCCCGGAGAATAGCCCAACCGACAATCGCTAATCCGGGGTCGATACCCAACCAAGTAGTCATAGATTAAGCCAAAAAATCTTGGACGATTTGGAGGATTCTTTGGGATGCTTGTCCATCTCCAAAAGGATTAATGGCATTAGCCATACGATCATAGGCGATTTTATCCCCTAATAATTCTCCCGCTTGTGCTAAAATTTGCTCTGGATTAGTACCAATTAATTTCGCTGTTCCCGCTTGTACTGCTTCCGGTCTTTCCGTGGTTTCTCGCAATACTAAAACCGGTTTTCCTAAACTAGGGGCTTCTTCTTGAATGCCCCCCGAATCAGTTAATAATAAATAACAGCGTTGAATCGCCCCCACTAACTCGGCATAATCGATAGGTTCAGTTAAAAATACCCTGGGATGATTGCCCAAAGCGGACTTTATTGGTTCTCGGACGGTGGGATTGCGATGGAGGGGTAATAATAGGGCTGTATCGGCATATTTTTCTAACAACAAAGTGAATCCTTTGATAATATCCTGTAAGGGTTCGCCCCAATTTTCCCGGCGGTGAACCGTAGCTAATAAAACCCGATAATCTGACCAATTTAAGCCCGCAATTTGACATTCTGGTGCGGTTTTGGCTACGCTTAATAAAGCATCAATAACTGTATTACCGGTGTGGTGAATATTTCCTGTCACCCCAGATTTTTGTAAGTTTTCCACGGCTAAAGTAGTGGGAGCAAAATGTAGGGTAGTCAGTTGAGAAATTAGGCGGCGATTAGCTTCTTCGGGATAGGGATTATAGATATCATTAGTTCTTAATCCTGCCTCTACATGGGCGATAGGAATTTGTTGATAAAAAGCCGCTAAAGCAGCAGCAAAAGCCGTGGTAGTATCACCTTGCACAATAATTAAATCTGGTTTTATGCGCTCAAAAACCGTTTCTAAACCCCGTAAACTGCGGCAAGTAATATCAGTTAAGGTTTGACGGGTTTGCATAATATCCAGATTTTCATCTGCTTTTAAAGCAAATAATTCCATCACCTGCGCTACCATTTCTTTATGCTGTCCCGTCAGAATTACATGGGTTTGAAACTGTTCCGATTCTTGAAAAGCACGAATAACGGGAGCTAATTTAATCGCTTCAGGACGAGTTCCAAGAGTAATACAAATTGATTTCAACATATTATTATCAGTCATCAGTTATTTTAGCCGTCAGGAGACAGGAGATAGGAGACAGGAGATAGGAGATAGGAGATAGGAGATAGGAGATAGGAGATAGGAGACAGGAGATAGGAGACAGGAGACAGGAGACAGGAGACAGGAGACAGGAGATTATTTTTATTTATTCTCCCTAATTCATAATTCATAATTCATAATTCATAATTCACAATTCATAATTCATAATCTATCGCTTGAATTGTGCTGTTTTGTCATTTTTCACTCGTGGGTGGTTGTTGAACGATAAATTGGGGATAGAGTTGCATTTGCTTAGGATTTAAAGGTCGAGAGATGGTCAAAACTTTTTGTTTAGCTAACTCTTGAGTCATGGTATCTAAAGTTTGAGCGATACGCAAATTATATTCTAATTGTTCCCCGGAAGAAAGCAGATTACTTAAGCCATCGATTAAACGTCTTAAATTCTCGCGAAATTGGGGATCACCAATTAACTCATCGATATCGGAGGTGATTTTTTGAGTATTTTCAAAAGTCACCCTAGCGGATTCGAGAGTTTTTTGCAGTACGACAATTGTAGCAGGATCGTTAATAGTTTTAGTAATTTCTCGTAAATTATTCGATGTTTCCACCGCATTATTCAAAATAGTCTCGATATTTTGCATGACTTGTTTAGTATCAATTTCATCTAAACCTGCATTCAACCTCAGGGCGGTATTATTGAGATTATTAGCGAGACTACCAATACCTAAACTAGCTTGATTAATATTACCGAGAGTATCAACAATTTGTCCGCGATTTTCGCTGAGAACAGCATTGAGATTAGCGACCAATTGGGAAGATTGTTGAAAAGTCCTGCTGATTTGACTGCGATTTTCCTGAACGGTATTATCTAAAGTATTGACAAAACGGGAGGCATTATTAGCTGTATTAGTGACCGAGCGACTGGTGGTAGCTAATTCCAAAGATAGACGAGAGATTTCTCTTTGGGCATTACGGATAGTCTGGGAGGTATCATCGGATAAACGGGCGATTTTTTGAGCTGCTATAGCGGTATTTTTGGTGACATCATTGAGATTACCCACAAATTCAGGACTGGTAAAAGTATCCACTAAACGACCAACACTAGACATTAATTGTGTTCCTGTTGTCCCCTGTAAACGAGTATTATTACAGAGAATTAACTGTTGATCACAGTCGGGAGCCAGAGGGTCGAGATTTTTGGCCTCAGCACTTAAAGAAACTAAGGGAGTGATATCGATGGCTGCCTCACCAATTAATCCGGAAAGATTGGTAGTAACAGTTACCTTCCTAGGCATAACTAAAGTAGCAGAAGCGATTTCGGCAATAACTTCCACTTGATTGCTTCCCGGGATAAAACTTGTAATTCTTCCCACTCTCACCCCGCGAAAACGCACCGGCGCCCCGACTTGTAACCCTTCCACGTCGGCAAACTCGAAGATTAATTGATAGGTTCTTTGACCAAATCCCCCCCCGCGAACCCAGATAGCGAGCGCCCCAAAGACCAATAATCCGCCTAGAGCAAACAAACCTAGTCTTCCTTCCCGTAAAGCTCGCGAACTCTGCATGATTTTTCTCTCATTCTCGATAGTTCTTAATTTAGCTTAATCTAGCTTAAACGATTGTCCTAATCGGGCCTTCAATGCTGGCGCTAAAAAATTGCCGGATCATGGGATGATCGGTACGATCGATATCTGCCACTAATCCCTGCCATTGCACTTTTCCCTGATAGAGAAATACTACTCGATCGGCGGTGCGTCGGATGGTACTTTGTTGGTGAGAAACCATCACATAAGTGTTCGCAGACCCTGATTTTTCATGGAGAGTCCGCACTAGATCCTCGATAATTGTGGAAGCTATCGGGTCTAA is a genomic window containing:
- the ltrA gene encoding group II intron reverse transcriptase/maturase, whose amino-acid sequence is MTKSREGKGFGKPKTTKTTNVWKTINWAKVQRYVFKLQKRIYQAAKSGQDAKVRRLQRLLVKSYYARLLAVRKVTQDNQGKKTAGVDGMIAISPEQRLNLTEEIKGTLKAKPLRRVWIPKPGRDEKRPLGIPTIKDRARQALIKSALEPEWESKMEGTSYGFRPGRSDHDAISRIYITINQSSYFVLDADIAKCFDRINHDFLLSKIHCPSSLKRDIKQWLKAGVLDNGVFEETETGTPQGGVISPLLANIALDGMARLIETLFPKKGNGKNQAVLIRYADDFVVISPSLEIIEQCKTAISEWLKPIGLELKPEKTRVCHTLKPIEYNGKMEEPGFDFLGFNIRQYPVGKYKSGKDGAKRLIGHKTHIKPSQKAVKTHTEAIKGVIKKHKTAPQSALISRLNPIIRGWANYYSGVVSMDTFNKLDNTTWLMLRAWTVSRCGKANYEKLRNYFRPDTVKLSNGKERHESWLFKTKNGLYLWKHNWTPIVRHTLVRPDASPFDGNWTYWATRRGQAIDTPTRVAKLLKKQQGKCSRCGQYFTPSDLIEVDHIHPLSLGGKDEYKNLQLLHRHCHDDKSASDGSPKSSTLTPLEVSIDNTRTTKRSQAVSLTREQSN
- a CDS encoding MlaD family protein; translated protein: MQSSRALREGRLGLFALGGLLVFGALAIWVRGGGFGQRTYQLIFEFADVEGLQVGAPVRFRGVRVGRITSFIPGSNQVEVIAEIASATLVMPRKVTVTTNLSGLIGEAAIDITPLVSLSAEAKNLDPLAPDCDQQLILCNNTRLQGTTGTQLMSSVGRLVDTFTSPEFVGNLNDVTKNTAIAAQKIARLSDDTSQTIRNAQREISRLSLELATTSRSVTNTANNASRFVNTLDNTVQENRSQISRTFQQSSQLVANLNAVLSENRGQIVDTLGNINQASLGIGSLANNLNNTALRLNAGLDEIDTKQVMQNIETILNNAVETSNNLREITKTINDPATIVVLQKTLESARVTFENTQKITSDIDELIGDPQFRENLRRLIDGLSNLLSSGEQLEYNLRIAQTLDTMTQELAKQKVLTISRPLNPKQMQLYPQFIVQQPPTSEK
- the wecB gene encoding non-hydrolyzing UDP-N-acetylglucosamine 2-epimerase, with product MLKSICITLGTRPEAIKLAPVIRAFQESEQFQTHVILTGQHKEMVAQVMELFALKADENLDIMQTRQTLTDITCRSLRGLETVFERIKPDLIIVQGDTTTAFAAALAAFYQQIPIAHVEAGLRTNDIYNPYPEEANRRLISQLTTLHFAPTTLAVENLQKSGVTGNIHHTGNTVIDALLSVAKTAPECQIAGLNWSDYRVLLATVHRRENWGEPLQDIIKGFTLLLEKYADTALLLPLHRNPTVREPIKSALGNHPRVFLTEPIDYAELVGAIQRCYLLLTDSGGIQEEAPSLGKPVLVLRETTERPEAVQAGTAKLIGTNPEQILAQAGELLGDKIAYDRMANAINPFGDGQASQRILQIVQDFLA
- a CDS encoding BrnT family toxin; its protein translation is MLFDWDEEKAKRNLAKHGVSFDEAKSVFYDPLFLTFADPEHSLGERRFIIMGESAKGRLLVVSYTDRTETTRLISARLATTQERKAYESDL
- a CDS encoding crossover junction endodeoxyribonuclease RuvC, which codes for MTTWLGIDPGLAIVGWAILRDNSELMPILVDYGTIETSKNLSTAQRLIEIERDLKELIAEYKPGEIAVEMPFFNRQIKAAGGVLQALGIINLVSCRDGGIEPIFLHQASWKCHLGHGKATKAEVAEQIKYLFGLTKMPINDAVDAIAIAYAGFSGVRNQIS
- a CDS encoding IS701-like element ISMae34 family transposase, producing MKETTPAAMPPCFDRWCRRFDNCFKNEAQKNGFRQYLGGLLGESERKNLTQMANNAVGVVYNRLHHFLTESPWSDRQVNECRLQVMNQCRQTQIPRGFSLIVDDSGHRKSGNLTAGVGRQYLGEIGKTDNGIVAVTTHLYDGKKSVPLDREIYQPASSLAEGKEDKEFKKKPEIAIDLIDRSLTRGYRPKIVLIDAGYGNNTNFLKALEERKLKYLGGLAKNRKVIIEKEGGVEETIQLEQLAKSLSEKDWEKITLNLDKEKTVWVAVFRAKISQLEGERNLAIVMNASSMEKATEVDYFITNVVEADTVTASWIVRTYTERNWVEVFYREAKGWLGLREYQVRDKRSLLRHFILVFCAYTFILWHKLTGGLQRQWANRPLNTFVEALEAFRTAMSFRFFEWLTENRDVFAAYKASLGFVWA